In a single window of the Lepidochelys kempii isolate rLepKem1 chromosome 21, rLepKem1.hap2, whole genome shotgun sequence genome:
- the INAVA gene encoding innate immunity activator protein isoform X1, protein MESKEDISDSDSGIMLHSGQDSPVSLLKDLTQAVRKQQQELAARLEACLVELRKLCLREAELTGILPQEYPLKQGDRPPMVRRRIGTAFKLDEKTVISRGVDPLSTLERDLALQLQIAAATHRLYREENISKHIKKRRKNMVLKEEKKLKELENALNECRLRATQEPRPSPMALGELSSSDDSSLSDAVLLEEEETQAPNHHAAQQLMVPVQPGTPHSSPALPARSAPLQQREGLPPTQGEVLELERSPIQNSPWKETSLDRLYEKPKKHAAEPCSLPSSAAGTPMPAPARSPAAQRTPEMPPYHFVPIRTLALWRQAGSSGPPTPEMQARRGQSQSMRYCPATGSLSQLGGTGLRWGRRGRAAVWPSSSDTERGEQASSPTSVTALLSDLRLDVSRDRAEPRGRSVLPRRRPTYYTVTVPVPDYCFPSSKPGRASRSIYHSGSEDSSSDVSSTPCTPSAGSGSPDAFRRPMPPPSAEPPSPEFRGPRSVGPGAAYYYQSPHRRLLPPGYFPAVEHVAGREFCRGYPLLRAGSPAPFPSEQDVVQLHGQRLAPAPSRLLRTPSLKDYAPGSGRALAKSAVSEELKSWHERAKLRTLRPHSLDRQGAFRARSTPGRELHASRSAGQQPQARTGTWHGVCQIHVLKQSPEGAPVQVYVPENGEVITQV, encoded by the exons ATGGAGAGTAAAGAGGATATCAGCGACTCGGACAGCGGGATCATGCTGCACTCAG GCCAGGACAGCCCCGTGTCTCTGCTGAAGGACCTGACCCAGGCGGTGcgcaagcagcagcaggagctggcagCGCGGCTGGAGGCCTGTCTGGTGGAGCTGAGGAAGCTGTGTCTGCGCGAGGCA gagCTCACGGGCATACTGCCGCAGGAGTACCCCCTGAAGCAGGGGGACAGGCCCCCAATGGTGCGGCGGAGGATTGGCACCGCATTCAAACTGGACGAGAAGACAGTCATCTCACGAGGAGTG GACCCGCTGAGCACGCTGGAGAGAGACCTGGCCTTGCAGCTGCAGATTGCCGCAGCCACGCATCGCCTCTACCGGGAAGAGAACATCAGCAAGCACATCAAGAAGCGGCGGAAGAACATGGTGCTGAAGGAGGAGAAGAAGCTGAAGGAGCTGGAGAATGCCCTCAATGAGTGCCGCTTGAGGGCAACGCAGgagcccaggcccagccccatggcCCTCGGGG AGCTGAGCTCCTCGGATGACAGCTCCCTCTCCGATGCCGTCCTGCTGGAGGAGG AAGAAACCCAGGCTCCGAATCATCATGCTGCCCAGCAGCTCATGGTGCCAGTCCAGCCTGGCACACCGCACAGCTCCCCGGCCCTGCCCGCCCGCTCTGCCCCTCTCCAGCAGCGTGAGGGGCTGCCACCCACGCAGGGTGAAGTCCTAGAGCTGGAGCGCTCGCCCATCCAGAACAGCCCCTGGAAGGAGACCAGCCTCGATAGGCTCTATGAGAAGCCCAAGAAGCACGCGGCTGAGCCCTGCAGCCTGCCAAG CAGCGCAGCCGGGACACCCATGCCAGCGCCTGCCCGCAGCCCAGCTGCTCAGAGGACACCTGAGATGCCCCCCTACCACTTTGTCCCCATCCGGACCTTGGCCTTGTGGAGGCAGGCTGGTTCCAGTGGGCCCCCTACCCCAGAGATGCAGGCGAGGCGAGGGCAATCTCAGTCCATGAGGTACTGCCCAGCAACGGGCTCTCTCAGCCAGCTGGGTGGCACTGGGCTCAGATGGGGCAGGAGAGGAAGAGCGGCTGTGTGGCCTAGCAGCTCTGACACTGAACGGGGAGAACAGGCTTCTAGTCCTACCTCTGTCACTGCCCTGCTGAGTGAcctgag gctggatgtgtcCCGGGACCGAGCGGAGCCCCGGGGGAGGAGCGTGTTGCCAAGGCGGCGCCCCACCTACTACACCGTCACCGTCCCCGTCCCCGACTACTGCTTCCCTTCATCCAAACCGGGCCGGGCCTCCCGCTCCATCTACCACTCCGGTTCCGAGGACAGCAGCTCGGACGTCTCCAGCACCCCGTGCACCCCGTCGGCTGGCAGCGGCAGCCCTGACGCCTTCCGGAGGCCGATGCCCCCGCCGTCCGCGGAGCCGCCCTCGCCGGAGTTCAGGGGCCCGCGCTCCGTGGGGCCCGGGGCAGCGTACTATTACCAGAGCCCCCACAGGCGGCTGCTGCCTCCCGGTTACTTCCCAGCTGTGGAGCATGTGGCTGGGCGGGAGTTCTGCCGGGGCTACCCCTTGCTGCGGGCTGGCAGCCCAGCTCCGTTCCCCTCCGAGCAGGACGTGGTGCAGCTGCACGGCCAGCGGCTGGCCCCGGCCCCCAGCAGACTCCTGCGCACCCCGTCCCTCAAGGACTACGCCCCTGGCAGCGGCAGGGCCCTCGCCAAGTCGGCCGTGTCGGAGGAGCTGAAGTCGTGGCACGAGCGCGCCAAGCTGCGGACCTTGCGGCCCCACTCGTTGGACAGGCAGGGGGCCTTCCGCGCGCGCAGCACGCCGGGCAGGGAGCTGCACGCCTCCCGCTCCGCCGGGCAGCAGCCTCAGGCAAGGACCGGCACGTGGCACGGG GTGTGTCAGATCCATGTCCTGAAGCAGTCCCCCGAGGGAGCTCCTGTGCAGGTCTACGTGCCAGAGAATGGGGAGGTCATCACTCAGGTCTAG
- the INAVA gene encoding innate immunity activator protein isoform X8, producing MESKEDISDSDSGIMLHSELSSSDDSSLSDAVLLEEEETQAPNHHAAQQLMVPVQPGTPHSSPALPARSAPLQQREGLPPTQGEVLELERSPIQNSPWKETSLDRLYEKPKKHAAEPCSLPSSAAGTPMPAPARSPAAQRTPEMPPYHFVPIRTLALWRQAGSSGPPTPEMQARRGQSQSMRYCPATGSLSQLGGTGLRWGRRGRAAVWPSSSDTERGEQASSPTSVTALLSDLRLDVSRDRAEPRGRSVLPRRRPTYYTVTVPVPDYCFPSSKPGRASRSIYHSGSEDSSSDVSSTPCTPSAGSGSPDAFRRPMPPPSAEPPSPEFRGPRSVGPGAAYYYQSPHRRLLPPGYFPAVEHVAGREFCRGYPLLRAGSPAPFPSEQDVVQLHGQRLAPAPSRLLRTPSLKDYAPGSGRALAKSAVSEELKSWHERAKLRTLRPHSLDRQGAFRARSTPGRELHASRSAGQQPQARTGTWHGVCQIHVLKQSPEGAPVQVYVPENGEVITQV from the exons ATGGAGAGTAAAGAGGATATCAGCGACTCGGACAGCGGGATCATGCTGCACTCAG AGCTGAGCTCCTCGGATGACAGCTCCCTCTCCGATGCCGTCCTGCTGGAGGAGG AAGAAACCCAGGCTCCGAATCATCATGCTGCCCAGCAGCTCATGGTGCCAGTCCAGCCTGGCACACCGCACAGCTCCCCGGCCCTGCCCGCCCGCTCTGCCCCTCTCCAGCAGCGTGAGGGGCTGCCACCCACGCAGGGTGAAGTCCTAGAGCTGGAGCGCTCGCCCATCCAGAACAGCCCCTGGAAGGAGACCAGCCTCGATAGGCTCTATGAGAAGCCCAAGAAGCACGCGGCTGAGCCCTGCAGCCTGCCAAG CAGCGCAGCCGGGACACCCATGCCAGCGCCTGCCCGCAGCCCAGCTGCTCAGAGGACACCTGAGATGCCCCCCTACCACTTTGTCCCCATCCGGACCTTGGCCTTGTGGAGGCAGGCTGGTTCCAGTGGGCCCCCTACCCCAGAGATGCAGGCGAGGCGAGGGCAATCTCAGTCCATGAGGTACTGCCCAGCAACGGGCTCTCTCAGCCAGCTGGGTGGCACTGGGCTCAGATGGGGCAGGAGAGGAAGAGCGGCTGTGTGGCCTAGCAGCTCTGACACTGAACGGGGAGAACAGGCTTCTAGTCCTACCTCTGTCACTGCCCTGCTGAGTGAcctgag gctggatgtgtcCCGGGACCGAGCGGAGCCCCGGGGGAGGAGCGTGTTGCCAAGGCGGCGCCCCACCTACTACACCGTCACCGTCCCCGTCCCCGACTACTGCTTCCCTTCATCCAAACCGGGCCGGGCCTCCCGCTCCATCTACCACTCCGGTTCCGAGGACAGCAGCTCGGACGTCTCCAGCACCCCGTGCACCCCGTCGGCTGGCAGCGGCAGCCCTGACGCCTTCCGGAGGCCGATGCCCCCGCCGTCCGCGGAGCCGCCCTCGCCGGAGTTCAGGGGCCCGCGCTCCGTGGGGCCCGGGGCAGCGTACTATTACCAGAGCCCCCACAGGCGGCTGCTGCCTCCCGGTTACTTCCCAGCTGTGGAGCATGTGGCTGGGCGGGAGTTCTGCCGGGGCTACCCCTTGCTGCGGGCTGGCAGCCCAGCTCCGTTCCCCTCCGAGCAGGACGTGGTGCAGCTGCACGGCCAGCGGCTGGCCCCGGCCCCCAGCAGACTCCTGCGCACCCCGTCCCTCAAGGACTACGCCCCTGGCAGCGGCAGGGCCCTCGCCAAGTCGGCCGTGTCGGAGGAGCTGAAGTCGTGGCACGAGCGCGCCAAGCTGCGGACCTTGCGGCCCCACTCGTTGGACAGGCAGGGGGCCTTCCGCGCGCGCAGCACGCCGGGCAGGGAGCTGCACGCCTCCCGCTCCGCCGGGCAGCAGCCTCAGGCAAGGACCGGCACGTGGCACGGG GTGTGTCAGATCCATGTCCTGAAGCAGTCCCCCGAGGGAGCTCCTGTGCAGGTCTACGTGCCAGAGAATGGGGAGGTCATCACTCAGGTCTAG
- the INAVA gene encoding innate immunity activator protein isoform X5, which produces MESKEDISDSDSGIMLHSGQDSPVSLLKDLTQAVRKQQQELAARLEACLVELRKLCLREAELTGILPQEYPLKQGDRPPMVRRRIGTAFKLDEKTVISRGVDPLSTLERDLALQLQIAAATHRLYREENISKHIKKRRKNMVLKEEKKLKELENALNECRLRATQEPRPSPMALGELSSSDDSSLSDAVLLEEEETQAPNHHAAQQLMVPVQPGTPHSSPALPARSAPLQQREGLPPTQGEVLELERSPIQNSPWKETSLDRLYEKPKKHAAEPCSLPSSAAGTPMPAPARSPAAQRTPEMPPYHFVPIRTLALWRQAGSSGPPTPEMQARRGQSQSMRLDVSRDRAEPRGRSVLPRRRPTYYTVTVPVPDYCFPSSKPGRASRSIYHSGSEDSSSDVSSTPCTPSAGSGSPDAFRRPMPPPSAEPPSPEFRGPRSVGPGAAYYYQSPHRRLLPPGYFPAVEHVAGREFCRGYPLLRAGSPAPFPSEQDVVQLHGQRLAPAPSRLLRTPSLKDYAPGSGRALAKSAVSEELKSWHERAKLRTLRPHSLDRQGAFRARSTPGRELHASRSAGQQPQARTGTWHGVCQIHVLKQSPEGAPVQVYVPENGEVITQV; this is translated from the exons ATGGAGAGTAAAGAGGATATCAGCGACTCGGACAGCGGGATCATGCTGCACTCAG GCCAGGACAGCCCCGTGTCTCTGCTGAAGGACCTGACCCAGGCGGTGcgcaagcagcagcaggagctggcagCGCGGCTGGAGGCCTGTCTGGTGGAGCTGAGGAAGCTGTGTCTGCGCGAGGCA gagCTCACGGGCATACTGCCGCAGGAGTACCCCCTGAAGCAGGGGGACAGGCCCCCAATGGTGCGGCGGAGGATTGGCACCGCATTCAAACTGGACGAGAAGACAGTCATCTCACGAGGAGTG GACCCGCTGAGCACGCTGGAGAGAGACCTGGCCTTGCAGCTGCAGATTGCCGCAGCCACGCATCGCCTCTACCGGGAAGAGAACATCAGCAAGCACATCAAGAAGCGGCGGAAGAACATGGTGCTGAAGGAGGAGAAGAAGCTGAAGGAGCTGGAGAATGCCCTCAATGAGTGCCGCTTGAGGGCAACGCAGgagcccaggcccagccccatggcCCTCGGGG AGCTGAGCTCCTCGGATGACAGCTCCCTCTCCGATGCCGTCCTGCTGGAGGAGG AAGAAACCCAGGCTCCGAATCATCATGCTGCCCAGCAGCTCATGGTGCCAGTCCAGCCTGGCACACCGCACAGCTCCCCGGCCCTGCCCGCCCGCTCTGCCCCTCTCCAGCAGCGTGAGGGGCTGCCACCCACGCAGGGTGAAGTCCTAGAGCTGGAGCGCTCGCCCATCCAGAACAGCCCCTGGAAGGAGACCAGCCTCGATAGGCTCTATGAGAAGCCCAAGAAGCACGCGGCTGAGCCCTGCAGCCTGCCAAG CAGCGCAGCCGGGACACCCATGCCAGCGCCTGCCCGCAGCCCAGCTGCTCAGAGGACACCTGAGATGCCCCCCTACCACTTTGTCCCCATCCGGACCTTGGCCTTGTGGAGGCAGGCTGGTTCCAGTGGGCCCCCTACCCCAGAGATGCAGGCGAGGCGAGGGCAATCTCAGTCCATGAG gctggatgtgtcCCGGGACCGAGCGGAGCCCCGGGGGAGGAGCGTGTTGCCAAGGCGGCGCCCCACCTACTACACCGTCACCGTCCCCGTCCCCGACTACTGCTTCCCTTCATCCAAACCGGGCCGGGCCTCCCGCTCCATCTACCACTCCGGTTCCGAGGACAGCAGCTCGGACGTCTCCAGCACCCCGTGCACCCCGTCGGCTGGCAGCGGCAGCCCTGACGCCTTCCGGAGGCCGATGCCCCCGCCGTCCGCGGAGCCGCCCTCGCCGGAGTTCAGGGGCCCGCGCTCCGTGGGGCCCGGGGCAGCGTACTATTACCAGAGCCCCCACAGGCGGCTGCTGCCTCCCGGTTACTTCCCAGCTGTGGAGCATGTGGCTGGGCGGGAGTTCTGCCGGGGCTACCCCTTGCTGCGGGCTGGCAGCCCAGCTCCGTTCCCCTCCGAGCAGGACGTGGTGCAGCTGCACGGCCAGCGGCTGGCCCCGGCCCCCAGCAGACTCCTGCGCACCCCGTCCCTCAAGGACTACGCCCCTGGCAGCGGCAGGGCCCTCGCCAAGTCGGCCGTGTCGGAGGAGCTGAAGTCGTGGCACGAGCGCGCCAAGCTGCGGACCTTGCGGCCCCACTCGTTGGACAGGCAGGGGGCCTTCCGCGCGCGCAGCACGCCGGGCAGGGAGCTGCACGCCTCCCGCTCCGCCGGGCAGCAGCCTCAGGCAAGGACCGGCACGTGGCACGGG GTGTGTCAGATCCATGTCCTGAAGCAGTCCCCCGAGGGAGCTCCTGTGCAGGTCTACGTGCCAGAGAATGGGGAGGTCATCACTCAGGTCTAG
- the INAVA gene encoding innate immunity activator protein isoform X3 translates to MESKEDISDSDSGIMLHSGQDSPVSLLKDLTQAVRKQQQELAARLEACLVELRKLCLREAELTGILPQEYPLKQGDRPPMVRRRIGTAFKLDEKTVISRGVDPLSTLERDLALQLQIAAATHRLYREENISKHIKKRRKNMVLKEEKKLKELENALNECRLRATQEPRPSPMALGELSSSDDSSLSDAVLLEEETQAPNHHAAQQLMVPVQPGTPHSSPALPARSAPLQQREGLPPTQGEVLELERSPIQNSPWKETSLDRLYEKPKKHAAEPCSLPSSAAGTPMPAPARSPAAQRTPEMPPYHFVPIRTLALWRQAGSSGPPTPEMQARRGQSQSMRYCPATGSLSQLGGTGLRWGRRGRAAVWPSSSDTERGEQASSPTSVTALLSDLRLDVSRDRAEPRGRSVLPRRRPTYYTVTVPVPDYCFPSSKPGRASRSIYHSGSEDSSSDVSSTPCTPSAGSGSPDAFRRPMPPPSAEPPSPEFRGPRSVGPGAAYYYQSPHRRLLPPGYFPAVEHVAGREFCRGYPLLRAGSPAPFPSEQDVVQLHGQRLAPAPSRLLRTPSLKDYAPGSGRALAKSAVSEELKSWHERAKLRTLRPHSLDRQGAFRARSTPGRELHASRSAGQQPQARTGTWHGVCQIHVLKQSPEGAPVQVYVPENGEVITQV, encoded by the exons ATGGAGAGTAAAGAGGATATCAGCGACTCGGACAGCGGGATCATGCTGCACTCAG GCCAGGACAGCCCCGTGTCTCTGCTGAAGGACCTGACCCAGGCGGTGcgcaagcagcagcaggagctggcagCGCGGCTGGAGGCCTGTCTGGTGGAGCTGAGGAAGCTGTGTCTGCGCGAGGCA gagCTCACGGGCATACTGCCGCAGGAGTACCCCCTGAAGCAGGGGGACAGGCCCCCAATGGTGCGGCGGAGGATTGGCACCGCATTCAAACTGGACGAGAAGACAGTCATCTCACGAGGAGTG GACCCGCTGAGCACGCTGGAGAGAGACCTGGCCTTGCAGCTGCAGATTGCCGCAGCCACGCATCGCCTCTACCGGGAAGAGAACATCAGCAAGCACATCAAGAAGCGGCGGAAGAACATGGTGCTGAAGGAGGAGAAGAAGCTGAAGGAGCTGGAGAATGCCCTCAATGAGTGCCGCTTGAGGGCAACGCAGgagcccaggcccagccccatggcCCTCGGGG AGCTGAGCTCCTCGGATGACAGCTCCCTCTCCGATGCCGTCCTGCTGGAGGAGG AAACCCAGGCTCCGAATCATCATGCTGCCCAGCAGCTCATGGTGCCAGTCCAGCCTGGCACACCGCACAGCTCCCCGGCCCTGCCCGCCCGCTCTGCCCCTCTCCAGCAGCGTGAGGGGCTGCCACCCACGCAGGGTGAAGTCCTAGAGCTGGAGCGCTCGCCCATCCAGAACAGCCCCTGGAAGGAGACCAGCCTCGATAGGCTCTATGAGAAGCCCAAGAAGCACGCGGCTGAGCCCTGCAGCCTGCCAAG CAGCGCAGCCGGGACACCCATGCCAGCGCCTGCCCGCAGCCCAGCTGCTCAGAGGACACCTGAGATGCCCCCCTACCACTTTGTCCCCATCCGGACCTTGGCCTTGTGGAGGCAGGCTGGTTCCAGTGGGCCCCCTACCCCAGAGATGCAGGCGAGGCGAGGGCAATCTCAGTCCATGAGGTACTGCCCAGCAACGGGCTCTCTCAGCCAGCTGGGTGGCACTGGGCTCAGATGGGGCAGGAGAGGAAGAGCGGCTGTGTGGCCTAGCAGCTCTGACACTGAACGGGGAGAACAGGCTTCTAGTCCTACCTCTGTCACTGCCCTGCTGAGTGAcctgag gctggatgtgtcCCGGGACCGAGCGGAGCCCCGGGGGAGGAGCGTGTTGCCAAGGCGGCGCCCCACCTACTACACCGTCACCGTCCCCGTCCCCGACTACTGCTTCCCTTCATCCAAACCGGGCCGGGCCTCCCGCTCCATCTACCACTCCGGTTCCGAGGACAGCAGCTCGGACGTCTCCAGCACCCCGTGCACCCCGTCGGCTGGCAGCGGCAGCCCTGACGCCTTCCGGAGGCCGATGCCCCCGCCGTCCGCGGAGCCGCCCTCGCCGGAGTTCAGGGGCCCGCGCTCCGTGGGGCCCGGGGCAGCGTACTATTACCAGAGCCCCCACAGGCGGCTGCTGCCTCCCGGTTACTTCCCAGCTGTGGAGCATGTGGCTGGGCGGGAGTTCTGCCGGGGCTACCCCTTGCTGCGGGCTGGCAGCCCAGCTCCGTTCCCCTCCGAGCAGGACGTGGTGCAGCTGCACGGCCAGCGGCTGGCCCCGGCCCCCAGCAGACTCCTGCGCACCCCGTCCCTCAAGGACTACGCCCCTGGCAGCGGCAGGGCCCTCGCCAAGTCGGCCGTGTCGGAGGAGCTGAAGTCGTGGCACGAGCGCGCCAAGCTGCGGACCTTGCGGCCCCACTCGTTGGACAGGCAGGGGGCCTTCCGCGCGCGCAGCACGCCGGGCAGGGAGCTGCACGCCTCCCGCTCCGCCGGGCAGCAGCCTCAGGCAAGGACCGGCACGTGGCACGGG GTGTGTCAGATCCATGTCCTGAAGCAGTCCCCCGAGGGAGCTCCTGTGCAGGTCTACGTGCCAGAGAATGGGGAGGTCATCACTCAGGTCTAG
- the INAVA gene encoding innate immunity activator protein isoform X6, whose amino-acid sequence MESKEDISDSDSGIMLHSGQDSPVSLLKDLTQAVRKQQQELAARLEACLVELRKLCLREAELTGILPQEYPLKQGDRPPMVRRRIGTAFKLDEKTVISRGVDPLSTLERDLALQLQIAAATHRLYREENISKHIKKRRKNMVLKEEKKLKELENALNECRLRATQEPRPSPMALGELSSSDDSSLSDAVLLEEEETQAPNHHAAQQLMVPVQPGTPHSSPALPARSAPLQQREGLPPTQGEVLELERSPIQNSPWKETSLDRLYEKPKKHAAEPCSLPSSAAGTPMPAPARSPAAQRTPEMPPYHFVPIRTLALWRQAGSSGPPTPEMQARRGQSQSMRLDVSRDRAEPRGRSVLPRRRPTYYTVTVPVPDYCFPSSKPGRASRSIYHSGSEDSSSDVSSTPCTPSAGSGSPDAFRRPMPPPSAEPPSPEFRGPRSVGPGAAYYYQSPHRRLLPPGYFPAVEHVAGREFCRGYPLLRAGSPAPFPSEQDVVQLHGQRLAPAPSRLLRTPSLKDYAPGSGRALAKSAVSEELKSWHERAKLRTLRPHSLDRQGAFRARSTPGRELHASRSAGQQPQVCQIHVLKQSPEGAPVQVYVPENGEVITQV is encoded by the exons ATGGAGAGTAAAGAGGATATCAGCGACTCGGACAGCGGGATCATGCTGCACTCAG GCCAGGACAGCCCCGTGTCTCTGCTGAAGGACCTGACCCAGGCGGTGcgcaagcagcagcaggagctggcagCGCGGCTGGAGGCCTGTCTGGTGGAGCTGAGGAAGCTGTGTCTGCGCGAGGCA gagCTCACGGGCATACTGCCGCAGGAGTACCCCCTGAAGCAGGGGGACAGGCCCCCAATGGTGCGGCGGAGGATTGGCACCGCATTCAAACTGGACGAGAAGACAGTCATCTCACGAGGAGTG GACCCGCTGAGCACGCTGGAGAGAGACCTGGCCTTGCAGCTGCAGATTGCCGCAGCCACGCATCGCCTCTACCGGGAAGAGAACATCAGCAAGCACATCAAGAAGCGGCGGAAGAACATGGTGCTGAAGGAGGAGAAGAAGCTGAAGGAGCTGGAGAATGCCCTCAATGAGTGCCGCTTGAGGGCAACGCAGgagcccaggcccagccccatggcCCTCGGGG AGCTGAGCTCCTCGGATGACAGCTCCCTCTCCGATGCCGTCCTGCTGGAGGAGG AAGAAACCCAGGCTCCGAATCATCATGCTGCCCAGCAGCTCATGGTGCCAGTCCAGCCTGGCACACCGCACAGCTCCCCGGCCCTGCCCGCCCGCTCTGCCCCTCTCCAGCAGCGTGAGGGGCTGCCACCCACGCAGGGTGAAGTCCTAGAGCTGGAGCGCTCGCCCATCCAGAACAGCCCCTGGAAGGAGACCAGCCTCGATAGGCTCTATGAGAAGCCCAAGAAGCACGCGGCTGAGCCCTGCAGCCTGCCAAG CAGCGCAGCCGGGACACCCATGCCAGCGCCTGCCCGCAGCCCAGCTGCTCAGAGGACACCTGAGATGCCCCCCTACCACTTTGTCCCCATCCGGACCTTGGCCTTGTGGAGGCAGGCTGGTTCCAGTGGGCCCCCTACCCCAGAGATGCAGGCGAGGCGAGGGCAATCTCAGTCCATGAG gctggatgtgtcCCGGGACCGAGCGGAGCCCCGGGGGAGGAGCGTGTTGCCAAGGCGGCGCCCCACCTACTACACCGTCACCGTCCCCGTCCCCGACTACTGCTTCCCTTCATCCAAACCGGGCCGGGCCTCCCGCTCCATCTACCACTCCGGTTCCGAGGACAGCAGCTCGGACGTCTCCAGCACCCCGTGCACCCCGTCGGCTGGCAGCGGCAGCCCTGACGCCTTCCGGAGGCCGATGCCCCCGCCGTCCGCGGAGCCGCCCTCGCCGGAGTTCAGGGGCCCGCGCTCCGTGGGGCCCGGGGCAGCGTACTATTACCAGAGCCCCCACAGGCGGCTGCTGCCTCCCGGTTACTTCCCAGCTGTGGAGCATGTGGCTGGGCGGGAGTTCTGCCGGGGCTACCCCTTGCTGCGGGCTGGCAGCCCAGCTCCGTTCCCCTCCGAGCAGGACGTGGTGCAGCTGCACGGCCAGCGGCTGGCCCCGGCCCCCAGCAGACTCCTGCGCACCCCGTCCCTCAAGGACTACGCCCCTGGCAGCGGCAGGGCCCTCGCCAAGTCGGCCGTGTCGGAGGAGCTGAAGTCGTGGCACGAGCGCGCCAAGCTGCGGACCTTGCGGCCCCACTCGTTGGACAGGCAGGGGGCCTTCCGCGCGCGCAGCACGCCGGGCAGGGAGCTGCACGCCTCCCGCTCCGCCGGGCAGCAGCCTCAG GTGTGTCAGATCCATGTCCTGAAGCAGTCCCCCGAGGGAGCTCCTGTGCAGGTCTACGTGCCAGAGAATGGGGAGGTCATCACTCAGGTCTAG